The bacterium DNA segment GACGATCGCGAAACCGGCCACGTCTGGATCCTGTCGGAAGGCCGTCGCTTCGACGACGCGGACCTCGAGACTGCGCGGACGATCGCGCGCCGGGCGAGCGCCGCCCTCGGCACCGCCGAGCGGTACCACCACGCCAAGGAGCGCGCCTTCATCGACGACGTGACGGGCGTCTACAATGCGCGCTACCTGCTGGCGACCGTCGACAACGAGATCCAGCGCGCAGAGCGCTACGGCAACCCGCTCTCGGTGCTCTTCCTGGATCTCGATCGCTTCAAGCTCGTGAACGATCGCTACGGCCACCTGATCGGCTCGGACACGCTCCGGACGCTGGCGAAGCTCCTGCGGGAGTGCGTGCGCCAGGTCGACACCCTCGCGCGCTACGGCGGCGACGAGTTCACGATCCTGCTCGTCGACACGCCCCATGCGGTCGCCCTCAAGGTCGCCGAGCGGATCCGCGCCGCGGTCGAGTCCCATCTCTTCGAGGCGGGAGCACAGGGGACGCTCCAGCTCACGATCTCCATCGGCGTCGCCACCTGCCCGAACCACGGGGACACCCGGGAGCCGCTGCTCGACGCGGCGGACAAGGCGATGTACCGCGCCAAGAGCGACGGGCGGAACAGGGTCGCCTCGGCGAACGATCTCCCGGACTGAGTCGCGCCACGCGCATCCGCGATCGCGCTTCCGGGAGGGCTCGAAACCGATTGACAGCAATCGGCCCCGTTGCTATCCAACTCGCCGATTTCTCGACGTTTTCCGGCTTCGGAGCCCCCCCGGCCACCTCGACCAGCCCGCCCCCCTGCCAGGCCTCGGCGCCCTCCCTCGGAGAGGCCCGGACGCCGCGCGGAAGCGACGCGCGGACGAGCCTGGCGCGGGGCCCTGGCACCGGCAAACCGTCCCTCTGACCACCCGATGATCCGCGCCTGCCAGGCACGGGCCCGACCAGGCCCGGACGCCGCTCGTACGCGGGCCAGCCAACCGCCTCGACCAAGAGACCCCGGGAGCCGAGATGAGCACGCAGAGCGTCGAGCTCGATGGAATGGGATCGCTCCGGCGCACGCACAAGTGCGGCGAGCTCGCGAGCGACGCAAGGAAGGGGTCGGTCACGGCATCGGTCGGCGACGAAGTCGTCCTCTGCGGTTGGGTCAACGTCCGTCGGGACCACGGCGGCGTCATCTTCATCGACCTGCGCGACAAGACCGGCATCGTCCAGGTCGTGTTCCGCCCCGAGTCCGCCCCGGAGGCCCACGAACGCGCCCACCGCCTGCGCAACGAGTGGGTCCTCATGGTCCGCGGCGAGATCGAAGAACGCTCGGAGGAGACGATCAACCCGAACATGCCGACGGGCACGATCGAGGTGAACGTCCGCGAGCTGCGCATCCTCAACTCGGCGACGGTCCCGCCCTTCTCGATCGAGGAAGAGACCGAGGTGGACGAGCAGGTGCGGCTCAAGAACCGCCTGCACGACCTCCGGCGACCCCCGCTCCAGCGCGCGCTCCAGGCGCGTCACGACCTCTCCCAGGCCGTGCGCGCCTCCCTGAACGAGCAGGACTTCACGGAGATCGAGACGCCGATCCTCGCGCGGGCCACGCCCGAGGGCGCCCGCGACTTCCTCGTGCCGTCCCGGCTCCAGCCCGGCGACTTCTACGCGCTCCCGCAATCGCCCCAGATCATGAAGCAGCTCTTCATGATCGGCGGCTGCGACCGCTACTACCAGATCGCTCGCTGCTTCCGGGACGAGGACCAGCGCGCCGACCGTCAGCTCGAGTTCACCCAGGTCGACCTCGAGCTCTCCTTCGTCGGCGTGGAGGAGATCCTCGCCGTCCTCGAGAAGACGACGGTCGACGGCTCCCGCGCCTGCGGTGTCGAGCTCGAAGCGCCCTTCAAGCGGATCACCTACCAGGAGGCGATGGACCGCTACGGCTCCGATCGCCCGGACACGCGGATCCTGCTCGAGCTGGTCGACCTGACCGACGTCTTCGCGACCAGCGAGTTCAAGGCCTTCAAGGGCGTCGTCGAGGATGGCGGAATCGTGAAGGCGCTGCCGATCGCCGACGCCAAGGAGCTCACCCGCGGCGAGATCGACCGCCTCGAGAAGAGGGTCCGCAAGGAGCTGGGTGCTGCGGGCCTCGGCTGGATCCGGGTCGAGGACGACGGCGAGTGGAAGTCGCCGATCACGAAATTCCTCGGCGAGCCGGAGCTCGCGGCGATCCAGGAGCGCTGTAAGGCGTCGCCCGGCATGGTCATCTTCTTCCAGGCGGACACGAAGGATCGCGCGAACACGATTCTCTCTCGCCTCCGCGAGGATCTCGGCGTCCGGCTCGGCCGCGTGGACGGGCGCGACTGGGACCCGCTGCTCGTGGTCGACTTCCCGCTCCTCGAGCCCGACGAGAACGGCAAGCTCGGCTACGTCCACCAGCCCTTCGTGGCGCCGGTCGAGGAGGACATCCCGCTCCTCGAGACGGAGCCCGAGAAGGTCCGCGGGACCCACTACGACGTCGTGCTGAACGGGACCGAGCTCGGCTCCGGCTCCCTTCGTAACCACCGCGCGGACATCCAGCGCCAGATCCTCGAGATCATGGGGTACAGCGAAGAGGAGATGGAGAAGAGCTTCGGCTTCATGCTCGACGCCCTCGAGACCGGCGCGCCGCCCCATGGCGGATTCGCGTTCGGCTTCGATCGCTGGGTCATGAAGCTGATCGGGGTCGACAACCTGCGCGACGTGATCGCCTTCCCGAAGACCCAGCGCGGACAGGATCTGCTGATGGCGGCGCCGTCGGGCGTCGACGCGGATCAGCTCGACGAGCTGTCGCTGCGGGTCAGGTTGCAGACGAAGAAGGATTGATGCGGCCCGAGCAAGGAGCCGCAAAGCACGTTTTTCTACACGAAGAAGGGTCGGGGCGTTCTCCTCGGCCACCCAACCGAACGAAATCTGGAGAGGGGACGAATGGCGAAGCCGAAGATCGCATTGATCGGGGGTGGAAACATCGGTGGCGTGCTCGCGGAGCAGGCTGCCTACCGCGAGCTCGGAGACGTGATCATCTTCGACGTCGTCGAGGGCATGCCGCAGGGCAAGGCGCTCGACATGGCCGAGGGTGCACCGCTCGTCGGCAGCGACGCGAAGATCACGGGCGTGAACGACTACGAGGGGATCGCCGGGGCCGATGTCGTGATCATCACGGCGGGCCTCGCGCGCAAGCCCGGCATGAGCCGCGATGATCTGCTCAAGACGAACCTGTCGATCATGAAGCAGGTCGCCGCGGGCGTGCGCGACAACGCGCCGGACGCCTTCGTGATCGTGATCTCGAACCCGCTCGACGCGATGGTCTACACCTTCAAGGAGGTCTCCGGCTTCCCGAAGAACCGCGTGATCGGGATGGCGGGCGTTCTCGACTCGACCCGCTTTCGCAGCTTCATCGCCTGGGAGCTCGGCGTCTCGGTCAAGGACGTGACGGCGCTGGTCCTCGGTGGCCACGGCGACACGATGGTCCCGCTCGTGCGGTACACGACGGTCGCCGGCATCCCGGTCGAGAAGCTGATCTCGAAGGACAAGATCGACGCGATGGTCGAGCGGACCAAGGGGGCGGGCGGCGAGGTCGTCGCCCTCCTCAAGACCGGGTCGGCCTTCGTCTCGCCGGCGGTGTCCGCCCTCGAGATGGCCGAGTCCTACCTCAAGGACAAGAAGCGCGTCCTCGCTTGCGCCTGCCTCTGCGAAGGCGAGTACGGCGTCGACGGTCTCTACGTGGGCGTTCCGTGCGTGATCGGCGCAGACGGCCTCGAGCGCATCATCGAACTCGACCTGAACGAAGAAGAGAAGAAGGCGTTCGACGAGTCCGTCGATCACGTCCGCAAGCTCGTCTCCGAAATCGAGCTCTAGGAGTCCCCAATGAACGTTCATGAGTATCAGGCGAAGGAGCTCTTCCGGGAGTTCGGCGTGGCGGTGCCCGAAGGCGAGCTGGCCACGACGCCGGAAGAGGCGGAACGCGCCGCGAAGAACCTCGGGACGCCCGTGGTCGTCGTGAAGGCGCAGGTCCACGCGGGTGGCCGCGGCAAGGCCGGCGGCGTCAAGGTCGTGAAGAGCCCCGCCGAGGCGAAGGCGGCGGCGAGTGAGATCCTCGGGATGACGCTGCACACGCCGCAGACGCCGCCGGAAGGCAAGCTGGTCCGCAAGGTCTACGTCGAGGCGGGCAGTAACATCAAGGACGAGCTCTACCTGGCGATCCTCTTCGATCGCGCGGCGGAGAAGTTCGCGATCGTGGCTTCGACCGAGGGCGGCATGGAGATCGAGGAGGTCGCTGAGCGGACTCCCGAGAAGATCCTGACCGTGCTGGTCGACCCGAACGTCGGGCTCCGAGACTACCAGACCCGCGATCTCGGCTTCCAGCTGGGCTTCGACAAGGCGCTGGTCGACAAGCTCGTGCCCTTCGTGCGTGGGCTCTTCAATCTCTTCATCGAGAAGGATTGCTCCCAGGTCGAGATCAACCCGCTGATCGTGACGGAAGAGGGCGACCTCTTCGCGATCGACGGCAAGGTCAACTTCGATTCGAACGCGCTCTACCGACACCCCGACATCGCGGCACTCCGCGATCCCGAGGAAGAGGATCCGCGCGAGCGTGCAGCGGCCGAGATCGACCTCGCATACGTCGGTCTCGACGGATCGATCGGCTGCATGGTGAACGGCGCCGGCCTCGCGATGGCGACCCTCGACATGATCCACCACTGCGGCGGTACGCCCGCGAACTTCCTGGACGCCGGTGGCGGCGCGGACAAGGAGAAGGTGAAGGAAGCCTTCAAGCTGATCCTCCGGGACGAGAACGTGAAGGCGATCCTCGTGAACATCTTCGGCGGCATCGTCCGCTGCGACCTGATCGCCGAAGGCGTCGTGGCCGCGGCCGACGAGCTCGGCGTCGAGGTCCCGCTGGTCGTGCGCCTGCAGGGCACGATGGCGACGGAAGGGCGCGAGATCCTCGCCCAGTCGAATCTCAACATCACGCCGGCCGAGACGCTCAAGGAAGCGGGCGAGTTCGCCGTCGCCGCCGTGAAGGGAGCCTGACCCGATGGCGATCCTCTGCGACAAGAACACCAAGCTCATCATCCAGGGCATGGGCAACATGGGCACGTTCCATGCCGGCCTCTCCCGCGAGTACCACACGCAGGTCGTCGGCGGCGTGCACCCGGGCAAGGGGGGGACCGAGAAGGACGGGATTCCGATCTTCGACACGGTCGCCGAAGCCAAGGCCGCCACGGGCGCCACCGCGAGCTGCATCTTCGTGCCGCCGCCCGGTGCCGCGGACGCGATCCTCGAGGCGGCGGAGAACGAGCTGGAGCTCACCGTGTGCATCACGGAGGGCATCCCGGTCGTCGACATGGCGCGAGCGAAGGCCGCGCTCCGCGGGAGCAAGACCCGACTCCTCGGCCCGAACTGCCCCGGCGTCGTGACGCCCGAGCAGTGTCGGATCGGCATCATGCCCGCGGCGATCACACGTCCCGGACCGGTCGGTGTCGTGTCCCGCTCGGGCACGCTGACCTACGAAGCGGTCGACCAGCTCTCGCGTCTCGGCATCGGCCAGTCGACCTGCGTCGGGATCGGTGGTGACCCGGTCATCGGCACGAACTTCATCGACGCCCTCACGCTCTTCCAGGCAGACCCCGAGACCAAG contains these protein-coding regions:
- the aspS gene encoding aspartate--tRNA ligase, translating into MSTQSVELDGMGSLRRTHKCGELASDARKGSVTASVGDEVVLCGWVNVRRDHGGVIFIDLRDKTGIVQVVFRPESAPEAHERAHRLRNEWVLMVRGEIEERSEETINPNMPTGTIEVNVRELRILNSATVPPFSIEEETEVDEQVRLKNRLHDLRRPPLQRALQARHDLSQAVRASLNEQDFTEIETPILARATPEGARDFLVPSRLQPGDFYALPQSPQIMKQLFMIGGCDRYYQIARCFRDEDQRADRQLEFTQVDLELSFVGVEEILAVLEKTTVDGSRACGVELEAPFKRITYQEAMDRYGSDRPDTRILLELVDLTDVFATSEFKAFKGVVEDGGIVKALPIADAKELTRGEIDRLEKRVRKELGAAGLGWIRVEDDGEWKSPITKFLGEPELAAIQERCKASPGMVIFFQADTKDRANTILSRLREDLGVRLGRVDGRDWDPLLVVDFPLLEPDENGKLGYVHQPFVAPVEEDIPLLETEPEKVRGTHYDVVLNGTELGSGSLRNHRADIQRQILEIMGYSEEEMEKSFGFMLDALETGAPPHGGFAFGFDRWVMKLIGVDNLRDVIAFPKTQRGQDLLMAAPSGVDADQLDELSLRVRLQTKKD
- the mdh gene encoding malate dehydrogenase: MAKPKIALIGGGNIGGVLAEQAAYRELGDVIIFDVVEGMPQGKALDMAEGAPLVGSDAKITGVNDYEGIAGADVVIITAGLARKPGMSRDDLLKTNLSIMKQVAAGVRDNAPDAFVIVISNPLDAMVYTFKEVSGFPKNRVIGMAGVLDSTRFRSFIAWELGVSVKDVTALVLGGHGDTMVPLVRYTTVAGIPVEKLISKDKIDAMVERTKGAGGEVVALLKTGSAFVSPAVSALEMAESYLKDKKRVLACACLCEGEYGVDGLYVGVPCVIGADGLERIIELDLNEEEKKAFDESVDHVRKLVSEIEL
- the sucC gene encoding ADP-forming succinate--CoA ligase subunit beta, producing the protein MNVHEYQAKELFREFGVAVPEGELATTPEEAERAAKNLGTPVVVVKAQVHAGGRGKAGGVKVVKSPAEAKAAASEILGMTLHTPQTPPEGKLVRKVYVEAGSNIKDELYLAILFDRAAEKFAIVASTEGGMEIEEVAERTPEKILTVLVDPNVGLRDYQTRDLGFQLGFDKALVDKLVPFVRGLFNLFIEKDCSQVEINPLIVTEEGDLFAIDGKVNFDSNALYRHPDIAALRDPEEEDPRERAAAEIDLAYVGLDGSIGCMVNGAGLAMATLDMIHHCGGTPANFLDAGGGADKEKVKEAFKLILRDENVKAILVNIFGGIVRCDLIAEGVVAAADELGVEVPLVVRLQGTMATEGREILAQSNLNITPAETLKEAGEFAVAAVKGA
- the sucD gene encoding succinate--CoA ligase subunit alpha; translated protein: MAILCDKNTKLIIQGMGNMGTFHAGLSREYHTQVVGGVHPGKGGTEKDGIPIFDTVAEAKAATGATASCIFVPPPGAADAILEAAENELELTVCITEGIPVVDMARAKAALRGSKTRLLGPNCPGVVTPEQCRIGIMPAAITRPGPVGVVSRSGTLTYEAVDQLSRLGIGQSTCVGIGGDPVIGTNFIDALTLFQADPETKAVVMIGEIGGSAEEEAAEFVKSNMDKPVAAFIAGQNAPPGKRMGHAGAIIAGGKGKASDKMAALEANGVAVSPSPAEIGETLAKHAPGLAG